A region from the uncultured Holophaga sp. genome encodes:
- the secE gene encoding preprotein translocase subunit SecE, whose translation MIAKIKHQAKDLALELKRVDWPSKDKVLGSTYAVVAVSVFVGVFLWGADWVISWGMNFVLPHH comes from the coding sequence TTGATCGCGAAAATCAAACATCAGGCGAAGGACTTGGCCCTCGAGCTGAAGCGGGTGGACTGGCCCTCCAAGGACAAAGTGTTGGGATCCACCTATGCGGTGGTCGCGGTCTCTGTCTTCGTGGGAGTCTTTCTCTGGGGCGCGGACTGGGTGATCTCTTGGGGGATGAACTTCGTCCTTCCCCACCACTGA
- the rpmG gene encoding 50S ribosomal protein L33: protein MRDNIQLQCTECKRKNYTSTKNKKTVTGKLELKKFCRFCGGHKVHRESK, encoded by the coding sequence ATGCGTGACAACATCCAGCTCCAGTGCACTGAGTGCAAGCGTAAGAACTACACCTCCACCAAGAACAAGAAAACCGTCACCGGTAAGCTGGAACTCAAGAAGTTCTGCCGCTTCTGCGGCGGACACAAGGTTCACCGCGAATCCAAGTGA
- the tuf gene encoding elongation factor Tu: MAKEKFDRSKPHVNIGTIGHVDHGKTTLTAAITYIMSTKFGGQAKSYDQIDSAPEEKARGITINTAHVEYQTEKRHYAHVDCPGHADYIKNMITGAAQMDGAILVVAATDGPMPQTREHILLARQVGVPSLVVFMNKMDIADPELAELVEMELRELLSSYGFPGDDIPVIRGTAKGALDDATAGKLETENTKAIFDLMDAVDSYIPDPARPTDLPFLMPVEDVFTITGRGTVVTGRIEQGIVKVGEEIEIIGIRETVKKIVTGVEMFKKTLDEGRAGDNAGILLRGVERKDVERGQVLAKPGSIKPHTKFTAAVYVLTKDEGGRHTPFFNKYRPQFYFRTTDVTGSIELEAGREMVMPGDNVTLSVELICPIAMEKGLKFAIREGGRTVGSGRVDEVTE, from the coding sequence GTGGCGAAGGAAAAATTCGATCGTTCTAAGCCCCACGTCAACATCGGCACCATTGGTCACGTGGACCATGGCAAGACCACGCTGACGGCCGCCATCACCTACATCATGTCCACGAAGTTCGGCGGCCAGGCGAAGTCCTACGATCAGATCGACTCCGCTCCCGAGGAGAAGGCCCGTGGGATCACGATCAACACTGCCCACGTGGAGTACCAGACCGAGAAGCGTCACTACGCCCACGTGGACTGCCCCGGTCACGCCGACTACATCAAGAACATGATCACCGGCGCTGCCCAGATGGACGGAGCTATCCTGGTGGTCGCCGCCACCGACGGCCCCATGCCCCAGACCCGTGAGCACATCCTGCTCGCCCGTCAGGTCGGCGTGCCCTCCCTGGTGGTGTTCATGAACAAGATGGACATCGCTGATCCTGAGCTGGCTGAGCTGGTCGAGATGGAGCTCCGTGAGCTGCTCTCCTCCTATGGCTTCCCCGGCGACGACATTCCTGTGATCCGTGGCACCGCCAAGGGCGCCCTGGATGACGCCACTGCCGGCAAGCTCGAGACCGAGAACACCAAGGCGATCTTCGACCTGATGGACGCGGTTGACAGCTACATCCCCGATCCTGCCCGTCCCACCGATCTGCCCTTCCTGATGCCCGTTGAGGACGTCTTCACCATCACCGGTCGTGGCACCGTGGTGACCGGTCGTATCGAGCAGGGCATCGTCAAGGTCGGTGAGGAGATCGAGATCATCGGCATCCGCGAGACCGTCAAGAAGATCGTGACCGGCGTCGAGATGTTCAAGAAGACCCTGGACGAGGGGCGCGCTGGTGACAACGCCGGCATTCTGCTCCGCGGTGTTGAGCGCAAGGACGTCGAGCGTGGTCAGGTTCTGGCCAAGCCCGGCAGCATCAAGCCCCACACCAAGTTTACCGCTGCGGTCTACGTGCTGACCAAGGATGAGGGTGGTCGCCACACTCCCTTCTTCAACAAGTATCGTCCCCAGTTCTATTTCCGCACCACTGACGTCACCGGTTCCATCGAGCTGGAGGCTGGTCGCGAGATGGTCATGCCCGGTGACAACGTCACCCTGTCCGTCGAGCTCATCTGCCCCATCGCCATGGAGAAGGGCCTCAAGTTCGCCATCCGTGAGGGCGGTCGCACTGTGGGTTCCGGCCGTGTGGACGAAGTCACTGAGTAG
- the rlmB gene encoding 23S rRNA (guanosine(2251)-2'-O)-methyltransferase RlmB, translating to MRFLGPHACSEALARGELQTLRVAPTAWERTAQLRAEARQNGVTVHREPMDSLDRRAQGQRHQGVLGEGEDVRLSSMEELLGRVRAKGDAALVLALDGVTDPHNFGAILRSAAAAAVDGVVFPERRSAQINETAIRASAGTAGRVPLVRVVNLGRALDDLKEAGAWVYGMAAGPGSRDYLEEGFDRATVVVMGAEGEGLHQKIRERCDGLLRIPMPGGTESLNVSAAAAVVVFRALAKRAESNN from the coding sequence ATGCGCTTCCTGGGACCTCATGCCTGCTCCGAGGCGCTCGCCCGGGGAGAACTCCAGACGCTGCGGGTCGCCCCCACAGCCTGGGAGCGGACGGCCCAACTCCGGGCCGAAGCGCGCCAGAATGGCGTCACTGTTCACCGGGAGCCCATGGACAGTCTGGATCGCCGCGCCCAGGGCCAGCGCCATCAGGGCGTACTGGGTGAAGGGGAGGATGTCCGGTTGTCCAGCATGGAGGAGCTCCTGGGGCGGGTCCGGGCCAAGGGTGACGCCGCCCTGGTGCTCGCCCTGGACGGGGTCACCGATCCCCATAACTTCGGGGCCATCCTCCGCAGCGCTGCTGCAGCGGCTGTGGACGGCGTGGTCTTCCCCGAGCGGCGCTCGGCCCAGATCAATGAAACGGCGATCCGGGCCAGTGCGGGTACCGCCGGCCGGGTGCCCCTGGTCCGGGTGGTCAACCTGGGGCGGGCGCTGGATGACCTCAAGGAGGCGGGCGCTTGGGTCTACGGCATGGCCGCAGGTCCGGGGAGCCGTGACTACCTGGAGGAGGGCTTCGACCGGGCCACGGTGGTGGTCATGGGTGCTGAGGGAGAGGGGCTCCACCAGAAGATCCGGGAGCGCTGCGACGGGCTCCTCCGCATTCCCATGCCTGGGGGGACGGAGAGTTTGAACGTCTCTGCCGCTGCGGCGGTAGTGGTCTTCCGGGCACTGGCGAAGAGGGCTGAAAGCAACAACTGA
- a CDS encoding outer membrane protein transport protein has translation MARAAWRLGMGAAGLAALLPGMSLAAQSSAFHGTDAVNLGRAGTGVAYGRSLEAAALNPALLVTLTDPRSAYVSFGMEMQSAQSTLQSSLNQKLFTSDRSRVLPAMGMGWRLGPSFALGLKLDTPTEKHGLLDSRATSRFYWEGMDLSVQRMELQGAWALSDRLSVGMGLGVARVAYASDVSLRVLVPGDVDAAVSSTNEALGLAEGSVHQSGSKLTGCYSLGFRYAIDPRWTVGGNYSKVLRATMDLSASKNGRTVSMTGTNGYLPYENGMDGAGAWAHYQPTAGSGSVETPGTATLGVRQRFNQAFTWELDLRYIQGASTKLPSQPGVVSDIDGTVVDAPVQAIHFKNALGVSLMGELAFTKRWTGRLGFAMEGATVDESDMDPVVGGAACSTFAIGAGYKVWGGELNFGAQARLTRDADSSKLDAIWSQDGVRNSSTVTRVEGTGYAFSIGFRRAF, from the coding sequence ATGGCGAGAGCAGCTTGGAGGCTGGGCATGGGAGCGGCGGGACTCGCGGCGCTCCTTCCGGGGATGAGCCTGGCGGCCCAGAGTTCCGCGTTCCACGGCACGGACGCCGTGAACCTGGGCCGGGCAGGCACGGGTGTGGCCTATGGACGGAGCCTGGAGGCCGCCGCCCTCAATCCGGCCCTCCTGGTGACCCTGACCGATCCCCGCTCTGCCTATGTCTCCTTCGGGATGGAAATGCAGTCAGCCCAGTCGACGCTCCAGTCCAGCCTCAATCAGAAGCTCTTCACCAGCGACAGGAGCCGGGTCCTTCCTGCCATGGGCATGGGCTGGCGGCTCGGCCCCAGCTTTGCCCTGGGGTTGAAGCTGGACACGCCGACCGAGAAGCATGGGCTCCTGGACTCCAGGGCCACCAGCCGTTTCTACTGGGAGGGGATGGATCTTTCGGTGCAGCGCATGGAGCTCCAGGGAGCCTGGGCTCTGAGCGATCGCTTGAGTGTGGGCATGGGCCTGGGTGTGGCCCGGGTCGCCTACGCCAGCGATGTGAGCCTGAGGGTCCTGGTGCCCGGGGATGTGGATGCAGCGGTGAGCAGCACCAATGAAGCCCTGGGGTTGGCCGAGGGCTCGGTCCACCAGAGTGGCAGCAAGCTCACGGGCTGCTACTCCCTGGGCTTCCGCTATGCCATCGATCCACGTTGGACTGTGGGCGGGAACTATTCAAAGGTCCTGAGGGCCACCATGGACCTGAGTGCCTCCAAGAACGGGCGTACGGTCTCCATGACCGGGACCAACGGCTACCTGCCCTACGAGAATGGGATGGACGGGGCCGGGGCCTGGGCCCACTACCAGCCCACGGCGGGCAGTGGGAGCGTCGAGACGCCAGGGACAGCGACGTTGGGCGTGCGTCAGCGCTTCAACCAGGCCTTCACCTGGGAGCTGGATCTCCGCTACATCCAGGGGGCCAGCACCAAGCTGCCCTCCCAGCCGGGGGTTGTGAGTGACATCGATGGCACGGTCGTCGACGCGCCGGTCCAGGCCATCCACTTCAAGAACGCCCTCGGTGTCAGCCTCATGGGGGAACTGGCCTTCACCAAACGCTGGACGGGCCGCCTGGGCTTCGCCATGGAGGGGGCTACGGTGGATGAGTCGGACATGGACCCTGTCGTCGGTGGGGCCGCCTGCTCGACCTTCGCCATCGGCGCCGGCTACAAGGTCTGGGGGGGGGAACTCAACTTCGGCGCCCAGGCCCGCCTGACCCGGGACGCGGACAGCAGCAAGCTGGACGCCATCTGGAGTCAGGATGGGGTGCGCAACTCCAGCACGGTGACCCGGGTGGAAGGCACAGGCTATGCATTCTCCATCGGCTTCCGAAGGGCCTTCTGA
- the nadA gene encoding quinolinate synthase NadA, with protein MRELPYVPDLESIEPGTDILAGIQRLRRERNAVILAHYYQEPEIQDLADFVGDSLQLAQAAQKTQADVIAFCGVHFMAETAKILNPTKTVVLPDLEAGCSLADRCPASTFAEFLKDYPDHEVVSYINCSAGVKALSTIICTSSNAVRVVESLPREKPIVFAPDRHLGRWIMKQTGRDMVLYPGFCIVHEQFTAKRVATLQAQHPDAKLIVHPECDATVSRMADFVGSTAALLRYVAEDPARTFIVGTESGILHQMHKLRPEAELIPLPADNGCNCSLCPYMKLNTLEKLYLALRDLKPELTLEEGLRQAALKPLERMLTLG; from the coding sequence ATGCGCGAGCTACCCTACGTCCCCGACCTCGAGAGCATCGAACCCGGCACGGATATCCTGGCCGGCATCCAGCGCCTGCGCCGGGAGCGCAACGCCGTGATCCTCGCCCACTACTACCAGGAGCCCGAGATCCAGGATCTCGCCGACTTTGTGGGGGACAGCCTCCAGTTGGCCCAGGCCGCCCAGAAGACCCAGGCGGATGTGATCGCCTTCTGCGGCGTCCACTTCATGGCCGAGACCGCCAAGATCCTCAATCCCACCAAGACCGTGGTGCTCCCGGACCTGGAGGCCGGCTGCAGCCTGGCGGACCGCTGCCCTGCCAGCACCTTTGCGGAGTTCCTCAAGGACTACCCCGACCACGAGGTGGTGAGCTACATCAACTGCTCCGCCGGCGTGAAGGCCCTCTCCACCATCATCTGCACCAGTTCCAATGCCGTGCGGGTCGTGGAGAGCCTCCCCCGGGAGAAGCCCATCGTCTTCGCCCCGGATCGGCACCTCGGCCGCTGGATCATGAAGCAGACCGGTCGTGACATGGTGCTCTACCCCGGCTTCTGCATCGTCCACGAGCAGTTCACCGCCAAGCGGGTGGCCACCCTCCAGGCCCAGCACCCGGACGCCAAGCTCATCGTCCACCCCGAGTGCGATGCCACCGTGAGCCGCATGGCCGACTTCGTGGGCTCCACCGCTGCCCTGCTGCGTTATGTCGCGGAGGATCCTGCCAGGACCTTCATCGTCGGCACCGAGAGCGGCATCCTCCACCAGATGCACAAGCTCCGGCCCGAGGCCGAGCTGATCCCCCTGCCCGCCGACAATGGCTGCAACTGCTCCCTCTGCCCCTACATGAAGCTCAACACCTTGGAGAAGCTCTACCTGGCCCTCCGGGACCTCAAGCCCGAGCTCACCCTGGAAGAGGGGCTTCGCCAGGCAGCCCTCAAGCCCCTGGAGCGCATGCTGACCCTCGGCTGA
- a CDS encoding type II CAAX endopeptidase family protein: protein MTVSSPSHRRADGLILLLVLLAFLTTWANLHRRMGTAPSTDQVSLQGRALDLQLSISGHLGPGMTAASSPHTSWDWALLAIQKAEAGHPEAATPVLDLTPRGFAQVWRRAYAQGPSPAPEQVETARRALARTHAGGLLEARLQEADGKSGAALRQAADARLYLRLGLLALVGLGALAAFAGGLGFILFLSFRKRSPLPQLPALSLGGRSLAILFLAWFLVMQVSGTLIQALCLLLPFLRPWTLPLAYLLHALFAVGLLCHLEGIPFRELWRRMTSGPPGRSLLWGLGHLGMTVVLALALSLILGFLLKDSEPPQRELIELLNRASTPGTVIPLFLTVAVLAPCFEELLFRGCLIPALRRRMPLWVALAVGGIAFGAMHLQPAGLPLLSLLGITMGLAFVRTGNLWSSILVHGLWNAAQFLLMRALY, encoded by the coding sequence ATGACGGTCTCCTCCCCCTCCCACCGCCGGGCCGATGGCCTGATCCTCCTGCTGGTCCTCCTGGCCTTCCTCACCACCTGGGCGAACCTGCACCGGCGTATGGGAACCGCCCCCTCCACCGATCAAGTCTCCCTGCAGGGGCGGGCCCTGGACCTCCAGCTCAGCATCAGCGGGCACCTTGGCCCCGGCATGACTGCGGCCTCCAGCCCGCACACCTCCTGGGACTGGGCCCTTCTCGCCATCCAGAAGGCCGAGGCCGGGCACCCGGAGGCCGCCACCCCCGTCCTTGATCTCACCCCCCGGGGCTTTGCCCAGGTGTGGCGGCGCGCCTATGCCCAGGGGCCAAGTCCGGCCCCTGAGCAGGTGGAAACCGCTCGCCGGGCCCTGGCCCGCACCCACGCGGGAGGCCTGCTCGAGGCCCGGCTGCAGGAGGCGGATGGGAAGAGCGGCGCTGCCCTCCGACAGGCAGCCGACGCCCGCCTCTATCTCCGCCTGGGGCTTCTGGCCCTGGTCGGCCTGGGGGCCCTGGCGGCCTTCGCCGGCGGGCTGGGCTTCATCCTCTTCCTGTCCTTCCGCAAGCGCTCCCCCCTCCCTCAGCTTCCGGCGCTCAGCCTGGGGGGGAGGAGCTTGGCCATCCTCTTCCTCGCCTGGTTCCTGGTCATGCAGGTCTCCGGCACCCTCATCCAGGCCCTCTGCCTCCTGCTGCCCTTCCTCCGCCCCTGGACCCTCCCCCTGGCCTACCTCCTCCACGCCCTCTTCGCCGTAGGCCTGCTCTGCCATTTGGAAGGCATCCCTTTCAGGGAGCTCTGGCGCAGGATGACCTCGGGCCCCCCGGGCAGGAGCCTGCTCTGGGGCCTGGGGCACCTGGGGATGACGGTGGTCCTGGCCCTGGCCCTCTCTCTCATCCTGGGCTTCCTCCTCAAGGACAGCGAGCCCCCCCAGCGGGAACTCATCGAGCTGCTGAACCGGGCCAGCACCCCGGGCACCGTCATCCCCCTCTTCCTGACGGTGGCGGTCCTGGCCCCCTGCTTCGAGGAGCTGCTCTTCCGGGGCTGCCTGATCCCGGCCCTGAGACGCCGGATGCCCCTCTGGGTTGCGCTGGCGGTCGGAGGAATCGCCTTTGGCGCCATGCACCTCCAGCCCGCTGGCCTCCCCCTCCTCTCCCTGCTGGGCATCACCATGGGCCTGGCCTTCGTCCGGACGGGGAACCTCTGGTCCTCGATCCTGGTGCATGGCCTCTGGAACGCCGCCCAGTTCCTTCTGATGCGCGCCCTCTACTGA
- a CDS encoding serine/threonine-protein kinase encodes MPDQPSTIGRYVVQGLLGHGAMGKVYLAEDPLLKRRLAIKVVRAIGEERDLAMERFKREAEISAQLNHPNVVTIYDVGEEPELGPYLAMEYVEGSSLGRLIREGNLEAETCLGILIQAMRALRAAHRHAIVHRDVKPDNILVSEDGRVKLMDFGIARTMAPRVTAQGEFLGSPAYSAPELLRGEEPTPSSDRYAFAVTAFELLTGRLPHPGPNVAAVITHVLNDRPLMPDGMPGPVANVFRRALSPDPDDRHETIMNFLTALLDAYPLDGQALARVEELFRHDDFAGDIVPLRRTRTPRPPLGAETVSASGAFQARATPVRPTPILTPVSTVKIELDPDALDNPRSTSSGQQRPAPASPSIRPWVLVVWIVAVWIIGSVFWAVMDYLRTQ; translated from the coding sequence ATGCCCGATCAACCCTCAACCATCGGACGTTACGTCGTGCAGGGCCTCCTGGGGCACGGGGCGATGGGAAAGGTCTACCTGGCCGAAGACCCCCTCCTCAAGCGACGCCTCGCCATCAAGGTCGTCCGGGCCATTGGCGAGGAGCGGGACTTGGCCATGGAGCGCTTCAAGCGCGAGGCCGAGATCTCCGCCCAGCTCAATCACCCCAATGTCGTGACCATCTACGATGTCGGCGAGGAACCGGAGCTCGGTCCCTATCTGGCCATGGAATACGTGGAGGGAAGCAGTCTCGGTCGTCTTATCCGTGAGGGGAATCTGGAGGCGGAGACCTGTCTGGGCATCCTGATCCAGGCCATGAGGGCGCTGCGGGCGGCCCATCGCCACGCCATCGTCCACCGCGATGTGAAGCCCGACAACATCCTCGTCTCGGAGGATGGCCGGGTGAAGCTCATGGACTTCGGCATCGCCCGGACCATGGCCCCCAGGGTGACCGCCCAGGGGGAGTTCCTGGGATCCCCCGCCTACAGTGCGCCGGAGCTGCTCCGGGGTGAGGAGCCCACCCCCAGCAGTGACCGCTACGCCTTCGCTGTCACCGCTTTTGAGCTCCTGACCGGGCGCCTGCCCCATCCGGGTCCCAATGTGGCCGCCGTCATCACCCATGTGCTCAATGATCGGCCGCTGATGCCCGATGGCATGCCGGGCCCCGTGGCCAATGTCTTCCGTCGGGCCCTGTCTCCGGATCCAGACGACAGGCATGAAACAATCATGAATTTTCTGACCGCCCTGCTGGACGCCTATCCCCTGGACGGGCAGGCCCTCGCCCGAGTGGAGGAGCTCTTCCGCCATGACGACTTCGCCGGGGACATCGTGCCCCTCCGGCGCACCCGTACCCCCAGGCCGCCCCTTGGGGCCGAGACGGTGAGCGCCAGCGGTGCCTTCCAGGCCCGGGCGACGCCCGTCCGCCCGACCCCTATCCTGACCCCGGTCAGCACGGTCAAGATCGAGCTCGACCCTGATGCCCTGGACAACCCCAGGAGCACCTCCAGCGGTCAGCAGCGGCCAGCCCCCGCCTCGCCCTCGATCCGGCCATGGGTCCTGGTGGTCTGGATCGTGGCGGTCTGGATCATCGGCTCTGTCTTCTGGGCCGTGATGGACTATCTCCGGACTCAGTAG